The following proteins are co-located in the Zonotrichia albicollis isolate bZonAlb1 chromosome 1, bZonAlb1.hap1, whole genome shotgun sequence genome:
- the LOC141730959 gene encoding uncharacterized protein LOC141730959, which translates to MSKLEFTAISLKRHGVSPGERRVGGSAAPPARRGRKRPPPARPSRRLKAPRRSHESRSFGHLRNAAGPPPLLFLPFPEDELVSETPNSLSALGQASVRRRRFLPQVLPAPPPPSLPAGGTRRCPSPAAGQRSPAPPPTGELLPPPGSPRFSTWPRERGRSPGGEGLRKESFSLTPRSAPTQADPQPPGTRPDSAAHPVQPAPAAACPIRRTAAVIHPAPGDGLRDRARRGGAAAILGGKE; encoded by the exons ATGTCAAAACTCGAGTTTACAGCTATTTCCCTTA AACGACACGGAGTTTCCCCGGGCGAGCGAAGGGTCGGGGGCAGCGCGGCCCCGCCAGCCCGCCGGGGCAGGAAGCGCCCTCCGCCCGCACGCCCGTCCCGCCGCCTCAAGGCGCCTCGGCGGAGTCACGAGTCGAGGAGTTTCGGGCACTTACGTAACGCCGCGGGCCCGCCGCCGTTGTTGTTTCTCCCCTTTCCCGAAGACGAACTCGTTTCCGAGACCCCCAACTCCCTCAGTGCCCTGGGACAAGCCAGCGTCCGCCGCCGTCGCTTCCTTCCCCAGGTcctgcccgccccgccgcctccttccctccctgccggCGGGACGCggcgctgccccagccccgcggCGGGACAGCGGAGCCCAGCGCCGCCTCCCACCGGGGAGCTCCTTCCCCCCCCGGGCAGCCCCCGGTTCTCAACATGGCCGCGGGAGAGGGGCCGGAGTCCCGGCGGAGAAGGGCTCCGCAAGGAAAGTTTCTCTCTCACCCCCCGGTCGGCCCCGACCCAAGCCGATCCCCAGCCGCCCGGAACACGGCCGGACAGCGCTGCTCACCCGGTACAGCCCGCTCCGGCCGCCGCCTGCCCTATTCGCCGCACGGCCGCGGTCATACACCCCGCGCCGGGGGACGGGCTCCGGGACCGcgcccggcggggcggggccgccgccatcttgggcgGGAAGGAGTAG